A genomic stretch from Cydia amplana chromosome 1, ilCydAmpl1.1, whole genome shotgun sequence includes:
- the LOC134663083 gene encoding uncharacterized protein LOC134663083 isoform X6, with the protein MAAAPAASCMSAENGCVMFDCLVHLWEWLDPPIAQSQFQMENKKQVPAATQQPLLQQHLMAQHVHPDQIYNQHHPAIATHLSSPQPGQLPPNGVMHQLLQSQYHSNIDARSPLLENRHELYGTGYNQDYARQYGVNDNYNYPQSPPRLERTELHTDHNVNNEILHNIPKGYNAEVYQDYLKRNPPKDTNQIYQNHQPMYRPNSNQYGSKLYLPYSSRIGPHSNTELLRRQYNEIQQMKLQQQLHYQNQAQMHQQQKFAERQMLLQQIHGVQPPPNLQNSIYSDSSYRDLDRYSSKNDFKEYSSTDIQKDIDRYAKNNEFKENDKQSRQYPDQQWQTNQQTDSREPERYRRQSEGDKGKSQSPPSDQSQKSNVGIVSPMKSSESSTPSIKSPSSDSRRSSGGTQALRSPIAQRLSSAPVTMSGILYKQGSDGLKVWRKRWFVLSEYCLFYYKSHDEEKLLGSVLLPSYKVSACTAEDKVLRKFAFKLEHANMRTYILCAPDQEAMLKWVKALTMAALMQSPNDQPQKQSERAAAKTEEDEVPGPTYANAPPKPRRSNEGYNSPSSDIYDPNYDLLKQPASHYSQGTSHTRYQEHNYPSSPNQESIYTRSPQSPPAPPQYPTKRPYDTHHLSLPLTNTITDRLENNQPSTSTSMYKTTPNSPYFDTRSRTQQESKQEQIYDRKPQSNPFLEDTTPQTESSRDIDIQNKNSRNYEQERAQLKTNDTYPETRLNNSLNLDMGQYSRDVYGELNARPSRSGSAINERLLIERRTPDAYGRSTTMSAYSKDKVGDYEDVYATYGTENDYGQSYAKSPNILRDAPNLSSQLQQQSQDPIGNYSQEKSFSGPSVLRRKKMQSSGIQPQMPRPHSADFLEYESKNEMLNRSMANRTASNVPRQPQRPKSSLDINSSYDPSSDRYYSEESYAEKMRQSAQYLQQGLGPRNIQIPLAKYASGLAEKQLHSPYSHTTNNNYEIEFGSPRNNEDNISNHLKYNETLNSNWTLKNKDPKEYLNRSGSVMSDGSNISGYAKGINRLDTNAEGFMRSASARLPSTAPEREGEKKVQQREESMKRLLEWKQRMLQSPLTRKSTPATISLARSLNQSRQSLKDYKSKTYANASYNSYSSDDEASMTITGNNMESGTNISNQQTLSNKAFLGSNTSIGRSNRDSNIPVRAVSPRVRWVEEKPTNDQYGSQHLTASQQNLRISNVTEESWATGRSPSRASQQPIRAVSPRVRRNTEQNDMDCLSSLKAMEREESLHRLEHLKMQLMELEHQYEKSKPLVQLVDNMVKLGSLYNRPGSTVERLERNQRLRQKVLAEHALEQQRWLESAAAGKQLETEAARARVAELWALEQELADEAAILQGLRTDKDAIESLLTGVRGKLDSVQTRSDLSHITNQRVTAAPELGSGSLEAELARVHAMLALNSKVYKKLEQTVADNARLERELQQLRRALQARRAAAPAHPPPAHATAMLEDEVSRVQQLVSALQRQRQELSRAVRHLTQQSHALQTTHDSLPGKRRPTSSWQETNLDTGHTTDHGNSDYDYDMGNVVMSPGNYESSNMDVPLYVDTRGGGNDVMSPMTSEEMQNGGFANLSNVEKQEIKTVRIVKRESERRQRDRERSLQPMSDWPSNNITANLDQFLEEELIQSSNYSRSSSVPRTDFSKFEEYYSKPQPAEPPNYLRLNDKMSSMELSPKYPSSPSLSNYDYSRDISSLSSSYNRSYEKSGYDKTISISTQYLNSPTDSARTLTNDPLSKTSSIGSLTRSHMELSPIFKSEAAKQIITEMSGDVPKHGSLHRRLVPKEKRRHNTAPHHLSAKTLNEMPKEAYNQDKLGRSLDDADMERALRAPPDVVRSALAPPQRYADSIDQLLAAPQKILIPERYIPEKPPELSPEEQQKRQEKVESIKKMLSGSTDPNTKSPDGEEKRQREHLLQMNQLLAKQVTEMSKIIAVKALEELPQRNNADDLDDRSPDVELPIYQQRDNFFT; encoded by the exons GCTTGACCCCCCAATTGCACAATCACAATTCCAAATGGAGAACAAAAAGCAAGTGCCCGCCGCTACGCAGCAGCCACTGTTGCAGCAGCACCTAATGGCGCAACACGTGCATCCCGATCAAATCTACAATCAGCATCACCCTGCTATCGCAACCCACCTGTCTTCCCCGCAACCTGGCCAGCTTCCACCAAATGGCGTTATGCACCAACTCCTGCAAAGTCAATATCACTCTAACATAGACGCCCGTTCGCCTCTTCTCGAAAACAGACACGAGTTGTACGGAACTGGTTACAATCAAGATTATGCTAGGCAATACGGAGTTAACGATAACTACAATTACCCACAATCGCCTCCTAGGTTAGAAAGAACAGAATTACACACCGACCATAAtgtaaataatgaaatacttCACAATATTCCTAAAGGATATAATGCTGAAGtatatcaagactatttaaaaCGAAACCCACCGAAAGATACCAACCAAATATACCAAAATCATCAACCGATGTATCGACCCAATTCAAATCAATACGGCTCTAAACTGTACCTTCCATATTCAAGTCGAATAGGGCCGCATAGTAATACAGAGCTATTACGAAGACAGTACAACGAAATCCAGCAAATGAAGTTGCAACAGCAACTACACTACCAAAATCAAGCGCAGATGCATCAACAACAGAAGTTCGCTGAGAGGCAGATGCTACTCCAACAAATTCATGGAGTACAACCACCTCCCAACTTGCAGAATAGTATATACTCTGATAGTTCTTATAGAGACTTAGATAGATATAGTAGTAAAAATGATTTCAAGGAGTATAGTAGTACCGACATACAGAAAGATATTGATAGGTACGcgaaaaataatgaatttaaagaaaatgataaacAAAGCAGGCAATATCCCGATCAGCAATGGCAGACCAATCAGCAAACTGATTCTAGGGAGCCAGAAAGATATAGAAGACAATCAGAAGGCGATAAAGGAAAGAGTCAGTCTCCACCTTCGGATCAAAGTCAAAAGAGTAATGTTGGTATCGTTTCACCTATGAAATCCAGCGAGTCTAGTACTCCAAGTATAAAGTCACCTTCTTCGGATAGCAGAAGAAGCAGTGGCGGGACTCAAGCTTTACGGTCGCCGATAGCACAACGATTATCTTCTGCCCCAGTAACCATGTCTGGCATTCTGTATAAGCAGGGGTCGGATGGACTAAAAGTGTGGAGAAAGAGGTGGTTTGTCTTATCGGAGTActgcttattttattacaaaa GTCATGATGAAGAGAAGCTCCTTGGATCCGTGCTTCTTCCTTCATATAAGGTGTCAGCGTGTACCGCCGAGGATAAAGTACTCCGGAAATTCGCTTTCAAGCTAGAGCATGCCAATATGCGCACTTATATACTCTGCGCTCCTGACCAGGAGGCCATGTTGAAGTGGGTGAAGGCGCTGACTATGGCAGCGCTCATGCAGAGCCCCAA TGACCAGCCGCAAAAGCAGAGCGAACGGGCAGCTGCAAAAACAGAG GAGGATGAAGTTCCCGGGCCCACATATGCAAATGCGCCACCAAAGCCGCGACGCTCAAATGAAGGATACAACTCTCCTAGCTCTGATAT ATATGATCCAAACTACGACCTACTCAAACAGCCAGCATCACACTACAGCCAAGGCACTAGTCACACACGCTACCAGGAACACAATTACCCGAGTAGTCCAAATCAAGAGAGCATATACACTCGGAGCCCACAGTCGCCCCCGGCGCCGCCGCAGTACCCGACGAAACGACCATACGACACCCACCACTTGTCTCTGCCTCTGACCAACACCATAACCGACAGATTAGAAAACAACCAACCTAGTACCTCAACTTCCATGTATAAGACCACACCTAACTCCCCTTACTTTGATACTAGGAGCAGAACGCAACAAGAATCTAAACAAGAGCAAATATACGATCGAAAACCCCAGTCCAATCCCTTCCTGGAGGATACGACACCACAAACAGAAAGTTCTAGAGACATTGACATCCAAAATAAGAATAGTCGAAATTATGAACAGGAACGGGCCCAATTGAAAACAAATGATACGTACCCAGAAACGCGTTTAAATAATTCTTTAAATCTGGATATGGGACAATACAGTCGAGATGTTTATGGAGAGTTAAATGCAAGACCCAGTAGGTCAGGAAGTGCAATCAATGAACGCTTATTAATAGAGAGGCGAACGCCCGATGCATATGGCCGATCTACCACTATGTCCGCATACAGTAAAGATAAAGTCGGTGACTATGAAGACGTGTATGCTACATATGGTACCGAAAATGATTACGGTCAAAGTTATGCAAAATCTCCAAATATCTTGCGGGATGCACCCAATCTTTCTAGTCAACTACAACAGCAAAGTCAAGACCCCATTGGAAATTAT TCTCAAGAAAAATCGTTTAGCGGCCCTTCAGTCTTACGCAGGAAAAAGATGCAATCGAGTGGGATTCAGCCCCAAATGCCAAGACCCCATAGCGCAGATTTTCTTGAATATGAATCTAAAAATGAAATGCTAAATAGATCTATGGCAAATCGAACTGCCAGTAATGTACCGAGGCAGCCACAGAGACCTAAAtctagtttagatatcaactctTCATATGACCCTAGTTCAGATAGATACTATTCAGAAGAAAGTTATGCGGAAAAAATGCGCCAAAGTGCTCAATATTTACAGCAAGGCTTGGGGCCCCGCAATATACAAATTCCTTTGGCAAAATACGCAAGTGGTCTAGCAGAAAAACAACTACATTCCCCATACTCACACACTACGAACAATAATTATGAAATCGAATTTGGCAGTCCTAGGAATAACGAAGACAACATAAGCAACCATTTGAAATACAATGAAACGTTGAATTCAAACTGGACGTTGAAGAATAAAGATCCTAAAGAATACCTTAATAGAAGTGGAAGTGTTATGAGTGATGGTTCTAATATAAGTGGCTATGCCAAGGGTATTAACAGATTAGATACAAACGCCGAAGGCTTTATGAGATCCGCAAGTGCACGATTACCTTCAACAGCTCCTGAAAGAGAGGGTGAGAAGAAAGTACAACAG CGAGAGGAATCAATGAAACGATTATTGGAATGGAAACAGCGCATGTTACAATCACCTTTAACACGCAAAAGTACTCCAGCCACTATCTCCCTGGCGCGGTCTCTGAATCAGAGTCGGCAGTCGTTAAAGGACTACAAATCGAAGACCTACGCTAATGCGTCATATAACAGCTATTCGTCCGATGATGAAG CTTCAATGACAATTACTGGCAATAATATGGAATCGGGCACAAATATTTCAAATCAACAAACGTTGTCTAATAAAGCTTTTCTCGGAAGTAATACATCTATCGGAAGAAGTAACAGAGATAGTAATATACCTGTGCGGGCCGTGAGCCCCAGAGTTCGATGGGTGGAAGAAAAACCAACTAATGACCAATACGGCTCGCAACATCTGACAGCTTCACAACAGAAC TTAAGAATCTCAAACGTGACAGAAGAGTCGTGGGCAACGGGTAGATCTCCGTCTAGAGCTTCACAGCAGCCAATTAGAGCGGTCAGTCCAAGAGTTCGAAGAAATACTGAACAAAACGACATG GACTGCCTTAGTTCCCTGAAAGCTATGGAGAGAGAAGAGAGTCTGCACAGACTTGAACATTTGAAAATGCAACTAATGGAACTAGAACATCAGTACGAAAAGAGCAAGCCGCTTGTACAGTTGGTGGACAATATGGTGAAATTGGGCTCCTTGTACAATAGGCCAGGATCCACAGTCGAGCGGCTTGAGAGGAATCAGAGATTGAGGCAGAAAGTTCTTGCAGAACATGCGCTGGAACAACAAAG ATGGTTAGAGAGTGCTGCAGCAGGAAAACAACTTGAAACAGAAGCAGCTAGAGCGAGAGTGGCTGAATTGTGGGCTTTAGAACAAGAGCTAGCTGATGAAGCCGCCATTTTGCAGGGGCTTAGGACAGATAAAGACGCAATCGAATCCTTACTTACAG GCGTTCGTGGTAAACTAGACAGCGTACAAACCAGAAGCGATCTATCACACATCACGAATCAGCGTGTGACGGCCGCGCCCGAGTTGGGAAGCGGATCGCTGGAGGCCGAGCTAGCCCGAGTGCACGCCATGCTGGCACTTAATTCTAAGGTTTATAAG AAACTGGAGCAAACCGTGGCCGATAACGCGCGTCTTGAGCGCGAGCTGCAACAGCTGCGGCGAGCGCTGcaggcgcgccgcgccgctgcgCCTGCGCACCCGCCGCCCGCGCACGCCACCGCCATGCTCGAAGACG AAGTATCACGGGTGCAGCAGCTGGTGTCGGCCTTGCAGCGCCAACGACAGGAGCTCAGTCGAGCGGTGAGGCATCTCACGCAACAGTCTCATGCTTTGCAGACTACCCACGATTCTTTACCCG GTAAACGTCGTCCAACTTCCTCATGGCAAGAAACCAACTTAGACACGGGCCACACAACCGACCACGGCAACTCTGACTACGACTACGATATGGGCAACGTAGTCATGTCCCCCGGTAATTACGAGAGCAGTAACATGGACGTACCGTTGTATGTGGACACGAGAGGAGGGGGGAATGACGTCATGTCTCCGATGACTAGCGAGGAAATGCAGAATGGCGGATTCG cgAACCTGTCCAATGTCGAAAAGCAGGAGATCAAAACTGTGCGCATAGTGAAACGTGAAAGTGAAAGACGACAAAGGGATAGAGAGCGTTCTCTCCAACCAATGTCCGACTGGCCTTCAAATAACATCACTGCCAACCTTGACCAGTTCTTAGAAGAGGAGCTGATCCAGTCTTCCAACTACTCTAGATCTTCGTCTGTGCCTCGTACTGATTTTAGCAAATTTGAAGAATATTACTCTAAGCCTCAACCTGCCGAACCTCCAAACTATCTTCGACTGAACGACAAAATGTCTTCCATGGAACTTAGTCCTAAATATCCTTCAAGCCCGTCCCTTTCAAACTATGATTATTCTCGAGACATATCATCACTTAGCAGCAGTTATAATAGAAGTTACGAGAAGTCTGGTTACGATAAAACTATTTCGATTTCGACACAATATTTGAACAGTCCCACGGATAGCGCTAGAACTCTGACAAACGATCCGTTGTCAAAAACGAGCAGCATCGGCAGCTTGACGAGATCGCATATGGAACTGTCGCCAATCTTCAAAAGCGAGGCGGCGAAACAAATCATAACTGAGATGTCCGGGGACGTGCCTAAGCACGGGTCTCTGCACAGGAGACTCGTACCGAAGGAGAAGCGAAGGCATAACACAGCACCGCATCATCTAAGCGCAAAAACGTTGAACGAAATGCCAAAGGAGGCGTACAATCAAGAT AAGCTGGGCCGGTCGCTGGACGACGCGGACATGGAGCGCGCCCTGCGCGCGCCGCCCGACGTGGTGCGCTCGGCGCTGGCGCCGCCGCAGCGCTACGCCGACTCCATCGACCAGCTGCTGGCCGCGCCGCAGAAGATCCTCATACCGGAGCGCTACATCCCGGAGAAG ccTCCTGAACTGTCGCCCGAAGAACAACAGAAGCGTCAAGAGAAGGTTGAGTCGATCAAAAAAATGCTTTCAGGGTCGACTGATCCCAATACCAAG AGCCCGGACGGCGAAGAGAAGCGGCAGCGGGAACACTTATTGCAGATGAACCAGCTGCTCGCCAAGCAGGTCACCGAAATGAGCAAAATCATTGCCG TGAAAGCGTTAGAAGAGTTGCCGCAGCGAAATAACGCGGACGACTTGGACGACCGCTCTCCAGATGTGGAATTGCCTATTTATCAGCAAAGAGACAATTTCTTTACTTAA